The following proteins come from a genomic window of Bactrocera tryoni isolate S06 chromosome 1, CSIRO_BtryS06_freeze2, whole genome shotgun sequence:
- the LOC120782401 gene encoding BTB/POZ domain-containing protein KCTD12, whose product MTEVIELNVGGVHYTTVLDTLLQEKSSQLHELFSNTDALVKDNKGRYFLDRDGVLFRYILDYLRDKQLSLPEGFREKQRLQREAEHFKLTGMLECLRNASDMRAPGCITIGYRGSFQFGKDGLADVKFRKLSRILVCGRVALCREIFGDTLNESRDPDHGGPDRYTSRFFLKHCFIEQAFDMLHERGFRMAGSCGSGTAGSVAEPKPGVDTEENRWNHYNEFVFVRE is encoded by the coding sequence ATGACCGAAGTGATTGAGCTGAATGTTGGTGGCGTACACTACACCACCGTGCTGGACACATTGCTGCAGGAGAAGTCCTCACAGCTGCACGAACTCTTCAGCAACACCGACGCACTGGTGAAGGACAACAAAGGACGCTACTTTCTGGACCGCGATGGCGTACTCTTCCGCTACATACTGGACTATTTGCGCGATAAGCAGCTCAGCCTGCCGGAGGGCTTCCGCGAGAAGCAACGCCTACAGCGCGAAGCGGAACACTTCAAATTGACCGGCATGTTGGAGTGCCTACGCAACGCCAGCGATATGCGTGCCCCCGGCTGCATCACTATCGGCTATCGCGGCAGCTTCCAGTTCGGCAAGGACGGACTGGCCGATGTGAAGTTTCGCAAACTCTCACGTATACTGGTGTGCGGGCGTGTGGCGTTGTGTCGCGAAATTTTCGGTGATACCTTGAATGAGTCGCGCGATCCCGATCATGGTGGTCCGGATCGTTACACATCACGCTTCTTCCTCAAGCATTGTTTTATCGAGCAGGCTTTCGATATGCTGCACGAGCGTGGCTTCCGCATGGCGGGCAGTTGTGGTTCGGGTACGGCGGGTTCGGTGGCGGAACCCAAACCCGGTGTGGACACAGAGGAGAACCGATGGAATCACTATAatgaatttgtttttgtgcGCGAATAA